One stretch of Pomacea canaliculata isolate SZHN2017 linkage group LG1, ASM307304v1, whole genome shotgun sequence DNA includes these proteins:
- the LOC112556536 gene encoding cell death-inducing p53-target protein 1-like isoform X1 — MSAPPPPYPGTDAAYPPPPPGPGYPPDPKMGGPVYGAPQGFYSAPGYPQGYGQPPYGQPAYGQPAYGQPAFNQSGQTTVVVAQPQLTIVQTFRESPVHTRCPHCQAEILTGTHYETGTFTWIVCLILCLVGCDLGCCLIPFCVDSCKDVVHTCPNCRQQVSRWSRM; from the exons ATGTCTGCTCCACCACCTCCATACCCTGGAACTGATGCTGcctacccaccaccaccaccaggaCCTGGCTATCCTCCTGACCCCAAAATGGGAGGACCAG TTTATGGAGCACCACAAGGGTTTTATTCAG CTCCTGGCTATCCTCAGGGTTATGGACAGCCTCCCTATGGTCAGCCGGCATATGGACAGCCAGCATATGGCCAGCCAGCCTTCAACCAGAGTGGCCAGACCACTGTGGTGGTTGCTCAGCCACAACTGACCATAGTGCAGACATTCCGTGAGTCTCCTGTGCACACACGTTGCCCACACTGCCAGGCTGAGATTCTGACAGGCACACACTATGAAACGGGCACCTTTACATGGATTGTCTGTCTGATTTTGTGCCTGGTTGG ATGTGACCTGGGGTGCTGCTTGATCCCCTTCTGCGTGGATAGCTGCAAAGACGTAGTCCACACCTGCCCCAATTGTCGTCAGCAGGTGTCTCGTTGGAGCCGCATGTAA
- the LOC112556536 gene encoding cell death-inducing p53-target protein 1 homolog isoform X2, with protein MSAPPPPYPGTDAAYPPPPPGPGYPPDPKMGGPAPGYPQGYGQPPYGQPAYGQPAYGQPAFNQSGQTTVVVAQPQLTIVQTFRESPVHTRCPHCQAEILTGTHYETGTFTWIVCLILCLVGCDLGCCLIPFCVDSCKDVVHTCPNCRQQVSRWSRM; from the exons ATGTCTGCTCCACCACCTCCATACCCTGGAACTGATGCTGcctacccaccaccaccaccaggaCCTGGCTATCCTCCTGACCCCAAAATGGGAGGACCAG CTCCTGGCTATCCTCAGGGTTATGGACAGCCTCCCTATGGTCAGCCGGCATATGGACAGCCAGCATATGGCCAGCCAGCCTTCAACCAGAGTGGCCAGACCACTGTGGTGGTTGCTCAGCCACAACTGACCATAGTGCAGACATTCCGTGAGTCTCCTGTGCACACACGTTGCCCACACTGCCAGGCTGAGATTCTGACAGGCACACACTATGAAACGGGCACCTTTACATGGATTGTCTGTCTGATTTTGTGCCTGGTTGG ATGTGACCTGGGGTGCTGCTTGATCCCCTTCTGCGTGGATAGCTGCAAAGACGTAGTCCACACCTGCCCCAATTGTCGTCAGCAGGTGTCTCGTTGGAGCCGCATGTAA